Proteins encoded together in one Chitinophaga sp. LS1 window:
- a CDS encoding TolC family protein: MMKKKLLIAGLLLINGASYAQNNWTLKSCIEYGLKNHRSNVVYANDKKAADAKAREALAAYLPSVSISGSIDDNLKVQETVIPAGIFGDHDIRVAFTKKFNTNPVAQLDQTIFDQSLLTGLKANKYNRESADLNVQQNNETIIYNISSAFAQIFVYREQLSLLHTNLDNYHEQMDITSQQVNKGTVLQKELDKVTVDYNNTVSKIHVAESNLTLSYNQLKYEMGFPLTDTITVDSVEAAKAFNNLAIAAPDANTFSAANRLDFRISQVNEKMLAIDEQRLRNGIYPRLTAYARYGAVGYGDNLNESFKSLATYSAIGIKLSIPILDFYKRNAQSSQAKYKHLNAIEQLKIDEGKYAMEYQNARTKVIQEQGNMDNNRRNIELAQSVFTTTNLQYQKGTTDMTDWLNAQNSLKEAQNNYLSSVYNFFLARIDLEKAGGSLKTFYLAL; the protein is encoded by the coding sequence ATGATGAAGAAAAAACTACTTATTGCAGGATTATTGCTAATCAATGGTGCCTCTTATGCCCAGAACAACTGGACACTCAAGAGCTGCATTGAATACGGTTTGAAAAACCACCGTAGCAATGTTGTGTATGCCAATGATAAAAAAGCTGCAGATGCCAAAGCCCGCGAAGCACTGGCCGCTTACCTGCCCAGTGTTAGTATCTCAGGCTCTATCGACGACAACCTGAAAGTACAGGAAACCGTGATTCCTGCCGGTATATTCGGCGACCACGATATTCGTGTTGCATTTACCAAGAAATTCAATACTAACCCTGTAGCACAACTGGATCAAACCATTTTCGATCAGTCTTTGCTCACCGGTCTCAAGGCGAATAAATATAACAGGGAATCTGCCGACCTGAATGTGCAGCAGAATAACGAGACCATCATATACAATATCAGCAGTGCTTTTGCACAGATCTTCGTGTACAGGGAACAGCTATCTCTCCTGCATACGAATCTGGACAACTACCACGAACAGATGGACATCACCAGTCAGCAGGTAAACAAAGGCACCGTATTGCAGAAAGAACTGGACAAAGTAACCGTTGACTACAACAATACCGTGTCTAAAATACACGTTGCAGAAAGTAACCTTACTTTATCTTACAATCAGCTCAAATATGAAATGGGATTTCCGCTCACTGATACGATCACTGTAGACAGTGTGGAAGCTGCTAAAGCCTTTAATAACCTGGCTATCGCCGCGCCAGATGCGAATACCTTTTCAGCTGCGAACCGCCTGGATTTCCGTATTTCACAGGTCAATGAGAAAATGCTGGCCATAGATGAGCAGCGCCTCCGCAATGGTATCTATCCACGACTCACCGCATATGCCCGTTATGGTGCAGTTGGTTATGGCGATAACCTGAATGAGTCTTTCAAATCACTGGCTACTTATTCCGCCATAGGTATCAAACTCAGTATTCCCATTCTCGATTTCTATAAGCGTAATGCGCAATCGTCACAGGCAAAATACAAACACCTGAATGCAATCGAACAATTAAAAATAGACGAAGGTAAATACGCAATGGAATACCAGAATGCCCGCACCAAAGTAATACAGGAGCAGGGCAATATGGACAATAACCGGCGCAATATAGAACTGGCGCAATCTGTGTTCACCACTACCAATCTGCAATACCAGAAAGGTACCACGGACATGACCGATTGGCTCAATGCCCAGAACTCACTGAAAGAAGCGCAGAACAATTACCTGAGCTCCGTATATAATTTCTTCCTCGCCCGTATCGATCTCGAAAAAGCGGGTGGATCACTCAAGACCTTTTACCTGGCTCTATAA
- a CDS encoding efflux RND transporter permease subunit has protein sequence MSIAEIAVKRPLLILVIFTVLILFGLECYHSLNYNLLPKMEVPTVTVSTVYAGASASEVETSVTKKLEDAFASVEGLDKITSKSQEGVSQVVITFKSGTNIDRAEADIQRKADQAQNDLPKDIDKPLVNKVNLEEAPVVKAGVTSTLAPRALYDLVDKQLRPILQNVSGVGQVNIIGGDEREIQVNVDQGKLNAYGITITQVTDAVNNANQSFPAGSIETLNQQVTIQYDANVTSVSQISELIVVQRPGGGSVFLKDVAEVVDATAKATAINHINGLPSIGIQIVKQSDANAVNVSRDVKKAFANLEQQYKDSKVKFTISSDQSTYTLRSADAVMEDLVLAVIIVGVVMLAFLHSFRSSMFVMVALPSSMIPTFIAMYLLGFSLNLMTLMALSLVVGILVDDSIVVLENIYRHLEAGTDRKQAALDGRNEIGFTAMAITLVDVVVFLPLAMAGGIIGMILREFSLVVVISTLMSLFVSFTVTPMLASRFGRLEHLTKDTWWGRLNLGFEHIIDVIKENYGKLLKVSLHKKRYLLSGVIILIIGSIMLVVKGFVGAAFIPSGDQGELMINLELAPDASIYQTNMLTQQVEKHILARPEVDKVFSSIGFLTGGVAGTGNNSNKAELTVTLVDAKKRDMTAEEFGIMMQRELTASVPGVKVTASPTSITGNASTAPIQIAVKGVNLKDVRGVAEQYMKITAGVPGTQFVQLSVKDPKPQIEVKLDREKMTLLGLNASQVGGALQNAFSGNDKSKFKQSGNEYDILVSLDRFNRSDINNVRNLSFTNNDGQTFVMSQFAEIKEGIGESVLERSDRLNSITVNANVAGRPTGTVATEIKEKVASVKLPEGVSIEYLGDVKNQGDAFGSLGLALITAILLVYLIMVALYESVIYPFVVLFSIPVALVGALLALALSMETLNIFSIIGVIMLLGLVSKNAILIVDFTNHLKEKGAKVEDALVEAGEERLRPILMTTLAMIFGMLPIALATGAGSEVKNGMAWVIIGGLTSSMILTLFVVPAMYLIIDKLKIRLQKKKQPAYHEAH, from the coding sequence ATGTCAATAGCAGAAATTGCCGTAAAACGGCCTCTATTAATACTTGTAATATTTACGGTGCTGATACTTTTCGGACTGGAATGTTATCATAGCCTGAATTATAACCTGCTGCCCAAGATGGAAGTGCCTACTGTAACAGTGAGCACAGTCTATGCAGGGGCCTCCGCTTCTGAAGTGGAAACATCCGTGACAAAGAAACTGGAAGATGCCTTTGCTTCTGTAGAAGGTCTGGATAAGATCACCTCCAAATCACAGGAAGGTGTATCACAGGTAGTCATTACCTTCAAGAGTGGTACCAACATCGACAGAGCAGAAGCAGATATCCAGCGTAAAGCAGATCAGGCACAGAATGACCTGCCAAAGGATATCGATAAACCTTTGGTAAATAAAGTAAACCTGGAAGAAGCGCCGGTGGTGAAGGCCGGTGTTACTTCTACACTCGCTCCCCGTGCATTGTATGACCTGGTCGATAAGCAACTGCGCCCCATCTTACAAAACGTATCCGGTGTAGGACAGGTAAACATCATCGGTGGTGATGAACGTGAGATACAGGTAAACGTAGATCAGGGTAAACTCAATGCCTACGGTATCACCATCACGCAGGTGACAGATGCTGTGAACAATGCGAACCAGTCATTCCCTGCAGGTAGTATCGAGACACTGAACCAGCAGGTGACCATCCAGTATGATGCGAACGTTACTTCAGTGTCACAGATCAGTGAGCTGATCGTGGTACAACGTCCGGGTGGCGGCAGCGTATTTTTAAAAGATGTAGCTGAAGTTGTGGATGCTACTGCCAAAGCGACGGCTATCAACCATATCAATGGACTTCCTTCTATTGGTATTCAGATCGTGAAGCAATCAGATGCAAATGCCGTGAATGTAAGCCGTGATGTAAAGAAAGCATTTGCCAATCTTGAACAACAGTATAAAGACAGCAAAGTAAAATTCACGATATCCTCAGACCAGTCTACCTACACCCTTCGCTCTGCGGATGCTGTAATGGAAGACTTAGTGCTGGCGGTAATCATCGTAGGAGTTGTGATGCTGGCTTTCCTGCATAGCTTCCGTAGTTCTATGTTTGTGATGGTGGCATTGCCATCTTCTATGATTCCTACATTTATCGCCATGTATCTGCTGGGCTTCTCGCTGAACCTGATGACGCTGATGGCGCTCTCGCTGGTGGTGGGGATTCTGGTGGATGACTCCATTGTGGTGCTGGAAAACATTTATCGACACCTGGAAGCAGGAACGGATCGGAAACAGGCTGCCCTTGATGGTCGTAATGAAATTGGCTTTACAGCCATGGCGATCACACTGGTGGATGTGGTGGTGTTCCTGCCACTGGCTATGGCCGGTGGGATCATCGGTATGATCTTAAGAGAGTTTTCATTAGTAGTGGTGATATCTACCTTAATGAGCCTGTTCGTATCCTTCACGGTAACGCCTATGTTAGCCAGCCGTTTCGGCAGATTGGAACATCTTACTAAAGATACCTGGTGGGGTAGACTCAACCTGGGATTCGAACATATTATTGATGTGATCAAAGAAAACTATGGTAAATTATTGAAGGTAAGTCTGCATAAAAAACGATACCTGTTATCCGGTGTGATCATTCTGATTATAGGTTCTATTATGCTGGTTGTCAAAGGATTTGTAGGCGCTGCTTTCATCCCTTCAGGAGACCAGGGGGAGCTGATGATCAACCTGGAATTGGCTCCGGATGCGTCTATTTACCAGACAAATATGCTGACACAACAAGTGGAGAAACACATCCTTGCCAGACCGGAAGTAGACAAGGTCTTTTCCAGTATCGGCTTCCTGACAGGTGGTGTGGCCGGTACAGGTAATAACAGTAATAAGGCGGAGCTGACCGTGACGCTTGTAGATGCAAAGAAACGAGACATGACAGCGGAGGAATTCGGTATCATGATGCAGCGTGAGTTGACCGCCAGCGTCCCTGGTGTGAAAGTAACGGCATCACCGACTTCTATCACGGGCAATGCCAGCACAGCACCCATCCAGATTGCCGTGAAAGGTGTGAACCTGAAAGACGTGCGTGGTGTGGCGGAGCAATACATGAAGATTACAGCGGGTGTGCCGGGTACACAGTTCGTACAGCTCTCAGTAAAAGACCCGAAGCCACAGATAGAAGTGAAATTGGATAGAGAGAAAATGACCTTGTTAGGGCTCAATGCCAGCCAGGTAGGGGGGGCTTTGCAGAATGCATTCAGTGGAAACGATAAGAGTAAATTCAAGCAATCAGGCAATGAATACGACATTCTTGTAAGCCTGGATCGTTTTAACAGATCAGATATCAATAATGTAAGAAATCTTTCATTTACGAATAATGATGGGCAAACATTTGTGATGAGTCAGTTCGCCGAAATAAAAGAAGGAATAGGTGAAAGTGTGCTGGAACGCAGCGACCGGCTCAACTCTATCACGGTGAATGCAAACGTGGCAGGCAGGCCGACAGGTACAGTGGCGACAGAGATCAAAGAAAAAGTAGCCAGCGTAAAACTACCCGAAGGCGTGTCCATTGAATACCTCGGTGACGTAAAGAACCAGGGCGATGCTTTTGGAAGTCTGGGACTGGCATTGATCACAGCGATCCTGTTGGTATACCTGATCATGGTGGCGCTGTATGAAAGTGTGATCTATCCATTCGTAGTATTGTTCTCTATTCCGGTGGCATTGGTCGGTGCACTGCTGGCACTGGCACTGAGTATGGAGACGCTGAATATCTTCTCTATTATTGGTGTGATCATGTTGTTAGGTCTCGTGTCAAAGAATGCGATCCTGATCGTGGACTTTACCAATCATTTGAAAGAGAAGGGTGCTAAGGTAGAAGATGCACTGGTAGAAGCAGGAGAGGAGCGTTTACGTCCGATCCTGATGACGACTCTGGCGATGATCTTTGGTATGTTGCCGATTGCGTTGGCCACGGGAGCGGGTTCTGAGGTCAAGAACGGGATGGCGTGGGTGATCATTGGTGGTTTGACGAGTTCTATGATCCTGACGTTGTTTGTAGTACCGGCGATGTACCTGATCATTGATAAACTTAAAATACGTTTACAAAAGAAAAAGCAACCCGCGTACCATGAAGCTCATTAG
- a CDS encoding LytR/AlgR family response regulator transcription factor — MNVIIIEDERKTARELQDILTNIDSEIRVLQVLPSVVAAIRWFRENPAPDLIFSDIQLGDGLCFEIYREVSVNAPIIFCTAFDQYAIQAFESNSIDYLLKPLEEAQVERSLKKFHRIKDHYNTYQQSLTKAMTQMENAYRHTILVHYREKMVPVKVTDLAYIHAANGVVTLHTRNDQDYTIQYTIDQLENMLNRNDFFRANRQFILHRESITDIEHYFNRRLIIKTNCKTPEKIIVSRLKAQDFLRWIEQ, encoded by the coding sequence ATGAACGTTATTATCATTGAAGACGAGCGTAAAACAGCCAGAGAATTACAAGACATCCTCACCAATATCGACAGCGAAATCCGCGTTCTGCAGGTATTGCCCTCTGTAGTGGCTGCCATCCGTTGGTTCAGGGAAAACCCTGCACCTGACCTGATATTTTCAGATATCCAGTTGGGCGATGGCCTCTGTTTTGAAATCTATCGCGAAGTATCGGTGAATGCGCCAATCATTTTCTGTACCGCCTTTGACCAGTATGCCATTCAGGCTTTTGAATCCAATAGTATCGACTATCTGCTAAAACCACTGGAAGAAGCCCAGGTAGAAAGGAGTCTGAAGAAATTTCATCGTATCAAAGACCATTACAATACCTACCAGCAAAGTCTGACGAAGGCCATGACCCAAATGGAAAATGCCTACCGCCATACCATCCTCGTACATTACAGGGAGAAAATGGTGCCCGTCAAGGTAACCGATCTTGCCTATATACATGCCGCCAATGGTGTGGTAACCCTCCATACCCGCAACGATCAGGATTACACGATCCAGTACACCATCGACCAACTGGAGAACATGCTGAACCGCAATGACTTCTTCAGGGCCAACCGCCAATTTATATTACACAGGGAAAGTATCACGGATATTGAACATTACTTCAACCGGAGATTGATAATCAAGACGAACTGTAAAACCCCGGAAAAGATTATCGTAAGCCGCCTTAAGGCACAGGACTTTTTACGCTGGATAGAGCAGTGA
- a CDS encoding efflux RND transporter periplasmic adaptor subunit, giving the protein MKTKYIVSLVVILIIGLIVYKLAVNKKKLNEKNRQAPVTQVQIPVKVAVAKEQLLEINIVKTGNIAPFKEAKVVAMSGGTLTQVRFELGDQVKQEQVLAITDTRQAQLELQKAETDAAKLRNDLDTYTELLKGKAATQEKVNEIKNNYQTALNQVDQARKKLADAAIKAPTSGIISAKPVEQGVFVNAGTEIATIVNLNKAKVQVNLTEAEVYKVTNGQKVKITADVYPGKEFSGTISFISPQADQTHNYLVEIMTDNATQSILRSGTFVYADFSRKTQEQFLVIPREALTESVKNASVYVVKNNVVHQQIIQTGTEMGGLMQVISGLQAGDSVVTSGQINLKDGTPVSVSK; this is encoded by the coding sequence ATGAAAACGAAGTACATCGTAAGTTTAGTCGTTATCCTGATCATCGGATTGATCGTTTACAAACTGGCTGTCAATAAGAAAAAGCTGAACGAAAAAAATAGGCAGGCACCTGTGACCCAGGTACAGATACCGGTAAAGGTAGCCGTTGCAAAGGAACAGTTGCTCGAAATCAACATTGTAAAGACTGGTAACATTGCACCGTTCAAAGAAGCAAAGGTCGTAGCCATGAGCGGCGGTACCCTTACACAGGTGCGCTTTGAACTGGGAGACCAGGTAAAACAGGAACAGGTACTCGCTATTACGGATACACGACAGGCACAGCTGGAACTACAAAAAGCAGAAACAGATGCTGCTAAGCTCCGTAATGACCTCGATACCTACACCGAACTTCTGAAAGGAAAAGCCGCCACACAGGAGAAGGTAAATGAAATAAAAAATAACTACCAGACTGCTCTGAACCAGGTAGACCAGGCCCGGAAGAAACTCGCGGATGCCGCCATCAAAGCACCTACCAGTGGGATCATCAGCGCTAAACCGGTAGAACAGGGGGTATTTGTAAATGCAGGTACGGAGATCGCCACTATCGTAAACCTGAACAAAGCAAAAGTACAGGTGAACCTGACAGAAGCAGAAGTCTACAAAGTAACAAACGGGCAGAAAGTAAAGATCACCGCTGATGTGTATCCCGGTAAGGAATTCTCCGGTACCATCAGTTTTATCAGCCCACAGGCCGATCAGACACACAACTACCTGGTAGAGATCATGACGGACAATGCCACACAGTCCATCCTCCGCTCCGGTACATTCGTATACGCCGATTTCTCGAGGAAGACACAGGAACAATTCCTGGTGATCCCGAGAGAAGCCCTGACAGAGAGCGTGAAGAACGCTTCTGTATATGTAGTGAAGAATAATGTAGTACATCAGCAGATCATCCAGACCGGTACTGAAATGGGAGGTTTGATGCAGGTGATCAGTGGTTTGCAGGCAGGTGACTCCGTCGTTACTTCCGGTCAGATCAACCTGAAAGATGGTACTCCAGTCAGTGTGTCAAAATAA